The following are from one region of the Rhodopirellula sp. P2 genome:
- a CDS encoding glucuronate isomerase, whose translation MNAAAMSDSSSVANGPKSEIYEALTSIRLIDPHSHINPHSPASTTLADLLGYHYYTELAHSAGMPKSRIEDKAIGPKELVERLVGGLQPLENTAQYSWLIEICRTFFGFEEDRLHLNNWEALYDRSESIMASAQWSETVLDQSNVQAVFLTNDFDDALEGFDTDTYIPCLRTDDLVFHLAKPEVRGRLAACTGIELDGSLESLRSSLKQRFEHFVGRGARACAISIPPTFTPTPVGDGRASTALNAVLQKGISADASHQEALSRRVFWTLAELCDEFGLPFDLMIGVNRQVYPEGVFQGQDLYDSRVSLIQYRELFNSFPNVKFPVSVLASVTNQELVSYAWIFPNVITNGHWWYSNTPSFIARDSAARLEAVPQTKQIGYYSDAYKLEFIWPKFDMYRKVLSGVLADQFVGDRGWSIERAVELGRRVLRDNVDEIFPRPNGAAGEDSHDEKALGSPRSGLESLGVVGVATAVAGVTEVLEIDALPAEEEVHELGVEDVELRETSAPSGTSADELETLVEDETLDVGNLLDDEPTAQITQLRGESSFSPDDDSLQLQPDPNTGEFTFPVNQSDSDDTLEISPSDDDSPAEKTDPTAETVQELEEFDLEFLDDDEESK comes from the coding sequence ATGAATGCCGCCGCCATGTCAGACTCGTCCAGCGTTGCCAACGGACCCAAATCCGAGATTTACGAAGCGTTGACGTCGATTCGGTTGATTGACCCGCACTCGCACATCAACCCGCATTCACCGGCATCCACAACGTTGGCCGATTTGCTCGGCTACCACTACTACACCGAACTCGCGCACTCGGCGGGAATGCCCAAGTCCCGGATCGAAGACAAAGCGATCGGCCCCAAAGAATTGGTCGAACGTTTGGTGGGTGGATTGCAACCACTCGAAAACACAGCCCAGTACAGCTGGCTGATCGAAATCTGTCGCACGTTCTTTGGGTTTGAAGAGGACCGCCTGCACCTGAACAACTGGGAAGCCCTGTACGATCGAAGTGAATCGATCATGGCGTCGGCGCAGTGGTCCGAAACGGTGCTCGATCAAAGCAACGTCCAAGCCGTCTTTCTGACCAACGACTTCGACGACGCACTGGAAGGCTTCGACACCGACACCTACATCCCGTGCCTCCGCACCGATGACTTGGTGTTCCATTTGGCCAAGCCCGAAGTCCGCGGTCGATTGGCCGCTTGCACCGGCATCGAACTGGACGGCAGTCTCGAGAGCCTTCGTTCCAGTTTAAAGCAACGCTTCGAACACTTCGTCGGCCGGGGTGCTCGCGCCTGTGCGATCTCAATCCCACCCACGTTCACACCGACTCCCGTTGGCGACGGCCGAGCCTCGACCGCCCTCAACGCGGTGCTTCAAAAAGGCATCTCCGCCGACGCTTCTCATCAGGAAGCGTTGTCGCGTCGAGTGTTCTGGACACTGGCTGAACTGTGCGATGAATTCGGCTTGCCGTTTGACTTGATGATCGGCGTCAATCGCCAGGTCTATCCCGAAGGCGTCTTCCAAGGCCAAGACCTCTACGATTCACGGGTCTCACTGATCCAGTATCGCGAATTGTTCAACTCGTTCCCCAACGTGAAATTCCCTGTTTCCGTGCTGGCGAGCGTCACTAACCAAGAATTGGTCAGCTACGCCTGGATCTTTCCCAACGTGATCACCAACGGTCACTGGTGGTACAGCAACACGCCTTCGTTCATCGCTCGCGATTCGGCAGCACGACTGGAAGCCGTCCCGCAAACCAAGCAAATTGGATACTACAGCGACGCCTACAAACTGGAGTTCATCTGGCCCAAGTTTGACATGTACCGCAAGGTGCTCAGTGGCGTGTTGGCAGACCAATTCGTCGGCGATCGTGGCTGGTCCATCGAGCGTGCCGTCGAACTCGGCCGCAGAGTCTTGCGTGACAACGTCGACGAGATCTTCCCGCGTCCCAACGGGGCGGCAGGCGAAGACTCCCACGACGAGAAGGCACTGGGATCGCCGCGTTCGGGCCTTGAGTCCTTGGGCGTTGTCGGTGTCGCAACCGCCGTGGCGGGTGTCACCGAAGTCCTGGAGATCGATGCCTTGCCAGCCGAAGAAGAGGTCCACGAACTCGGCGTGGAGGACGTGGAACTGCGAGAGACCTCGGCTCCAAGCGGCACCTCCGCGGACGAGTTGGAAACATTGGTCGAAGACGAAACGCTGGACGTTGGCAACTTGCTGGATGACGAACCAACCGCCCAGATCACTCAATTGCGTGGCGAGTCCTCGTTCAGCCCCGACGATGATTCCCTGCAACTGCAACCGGATCCCAACACCGGCGAATTCACCTTTCCGGTCAACCAAAGCGACAGCGACGACACGCTCGAAATCTCGCCAAGCGACGACGACTCACCCGCTGAGAAAACCGACCCCACCGCGGAGACGGTCCAAGAGCTGGAAGAGTTCGACCTGGAGTTCCTGGACGATGACGAGGAATCCAAGTAG
- a CDS encoding site-2 protease family protein — MSGPDASLVAAIRAKENQLNDWPRQLAILLISLVLFIAVGLIWWDVRLVLMLIGILLLHEGGHYLAMRAFGYRNIRMVFVPMLGAAVSGHPRQLARWKKAIVYFAGPLPGIALSMGLLTIASLETLSPDALVLPVPLLSVNSSHPWLFELGGLGLLLNWMNLLPLLPLDGGKIIQTTFARPSPWREILGRVLTILAIAALGLLIGEPVLLLLIAPLLFTMPLTFRTGWLSRQLSDREMAAPEQRQIPESAIATIASAIDETALQALPPPQKASLVLQIYEALITPAPGRWTSWAISLVYIGSMTVSTLFGWWVWSRHRWYDPDGLTPETPAAMATWLSLDKGSQEPTWALARQIAGPLAQWWLSL, encoded by the coding sequence ATGTCTGGCCCCGACGCTTCGCTCGTCGCTGCGATCCGGGCGAAGGAAAACCAACTCAACGATTGGCCGCGTCAACTCGCGATTTTGTTGATCAGCTTGGTTCTGTTCATCGCCGTGGGCTTGATTTGGTGGGACGTGCGGTTGGTGCTGATGCTGATAGGCATTCTGCTGCTGCACGAAGGCGGTCACTACCTCGCCATGCGAGCGTTTGGGTATCGCAACATTCGCATGGTGTTCGTCCCAATGCTGGGCGCGGCCGTCAGCGGCCACCCGCGACAGCTCGCCCGCTGGAAGAAAGCAATCGTCTACTTTGCCGGGCCTTTGCCGGGCATCGCCCTTTCGATGGGCCTGCTGACGATCGCGTCGCTGGAAACACTGTCCCCCGATGCGTTGGTTTTGCCCGTCCCGCTGCTCTCGGTGAACAGCAGTCATCCATGGCTGTTTGAATTGGGTGGGCTGGGACTGCTGCTGAACTGGATGAACCTGCTCCCTCTGTTGCCCCTGGACGGTGGCAAAATCATTCAGACAACGTTTGCTCGTCCATCTCCTTGGCGAGAAATACTGGGACGCGTGTTGACGATCTTGGCAATCGCAGCACTGGGGCTGTTGATCGGCGAACCCGTGTTGCTGCTGCTGATCGCCCCCCTTCTGTTCACCATGCCGCTGACCTTTCGCACCGGTTGGCTGAGCCGTCAATTGAGCGACCGCGAGATGGCCGCACCGGAACAGCGACAGATCCCCGAGTCGGCGATCGCGACGATTGCCTCGGCGATTGATGAAACCGCTCTTCAAGCGTTGCCGCCGCCGCAAAAAGCGTCGCTGGTCCTGCAGATCTACGAAGCCCTGATCACGCCCGCCCCCGGACGCTGGACGTCCTGGGCGATCAGCCTGGTGTACATCGGATCCATGACAGTCAGCACCCTGTTTGGATGGTGGGTTTGGTCGCGTCACCGCTGGTACGATCCCGATGGACTCACACCTGAAACCCCAGCCGCGATGGCGACCTGGCTCAGCCTCGACAAAGGATCTCAAGAGCCCACCTGGGCCCTGGCAAGGCAGATCGCGGGCCCGCTCGCTCAGTGGTGGCTCTCGCTTTGA